The Venenivibrio stagnispumantis region TTGTAAGGGTATATTCTATTTTTTTAAGCAATTTTCTATCTCTGTCAAGATTTCTTAATGTAAGTAATCTATCTGCTTCTAAATCTGCCCTATCTATCTCATCTCCGCCTTGATAAGACATAGTTTCACCTACAGATTGTCTTGTTCCTTCCAAAAGTTTATTTTTCCATTCAATTAATATATTTCTTAGTTCTTCTATCTGCTCCGGTGTTAGATGTTTCATAGTAAATCTCCTAATTCTTCAAAATTTGTAATTACTTTATGCTTAGATTCATTATTGCCATATCTTGCTACTTTTATGGTTTGGAATCCTGCCTCTTTTGCTGCATTAAGTTCTTCTTCTATATCTGATAAAAATAATATATTTTCCGGTTTTTCATTTATCTGTTTTGCTATTTCTTTATAAGATTT contains the following coding sequences:
- the dksA gene encoding RNA polymerase-binding protein DksA, which produces MKHLTPEQIEELRNILIEWKNKLLEGTRQSVGETMSYQGGDEIDRADLEADRLLTLRNLDRDRKLLKKIEYTLTKIENGTYGICESCGAEIPYKRLKARPVASLCINCKEKQEEEEE